A single region of the Silene latifolia isolate original U9 population chromosome 8, ASM4854445v1, whole genome shotgun sequence genome encodes:
- the LOC141596811 gene encoding putative calcium-binding protein CML25, translating to MIKSLKNCLISLPNLAKTLLIQQNIMKKVLKRCKKSKNKRKFLGFNGLKSSFGSMELSNQLELVFKFIDANGDGKISKHELSDFLLCLGHDKSKVYDEADGMLRYMDSNGDGYVDLHEYMDVVMMSDDDDDEHDDDGAYDVHDEYKHDHHHQHDVLEDEIMDAFHVFDTDKNGLISAKELNNVLKRLGFVNCDIKECSLMIKGVDKDGDGFVNFEEFRLMMLGFCS from the coding sequence ATGATAAAATCTCTAAAAAATTGCTTAATTTCCCTTCCCAACTTAGCTAAAACTCTACTTATACAACAAAATATCATGAAAAAAGTTCTCAAAAGATGTAAGAAAagcaaaaacaaaagaaaatttttAGGGTTTAATGGGTTAAAATCATCATTTGGAAGCATGGAGTTGAGTAATCAACTAGAATTAGTGTTTAAATTCATTGATGCAAATGGTGATGGTAAGATATCTAAACATGAACTAAGTGACTTTCTCTTATGTCTTGGACATGATAAGTCTAAAGTTTATGATGAAGCTGATGGTATGTTAAGATACATGGATTCTAATGGAGATGGTTATGTTGATTTGCATGAATACATGGATGTTGTCATGatgagtgatgatgatgatgatgaacatGATGATGATGGTGCTTATGATGTTCATGATGAGTATAAGcatgatcatcatcatcaacatgatGTTTTAGAAGATGAGATAATGGATGCATTTCATGTATTTGATACTGATAAGAATGGTTTAATATCAGCAAAGGAGTTGAATAATGTATTAAAGAGACTTGGGTTTGTTAATTGTGATATTAAGGAATGTAGTCTTATGATTAAAGGGGTTGATAAGGATGGAGATGGTTTTGTTAATTTTGAAGAATTTAGGCTTATGATGTTGGGTTTTTGTTCTTAG